The uncultured Methanolobus sp. sequence TATCCTCTGCAGTTGCTATTGTTCCCTCGGTTTTTGGATGCATTCCAAGGGTGGTGCAATTGATAAGAATATCACTATCTGCAATCAGTTGCTTCAAATTCTCAAGTCCGCAACCTTTTGCATTACCGACTGCCGACACACCGGATGCAAGCTCGATAGCCTTTTCTTCGGTCCTGTTGGCTATGGTGATGTCCGCTCCGTCCTTTGCAAACTGGAATGCGATAGCCCTTGAAGCTCCTCCTGCACCTACTATCAGTACATTGGAGTCCTTTATCTTCACTCCTTTTTCCTCAAGGCTGCGCTTTGCTCCTAGTCCGTCGGTATTGTAGCCAATCATTCCGTCCTTGAAGTCAACGGTGTTCACTGCACCGATGCCTGCTGCAAGTGGATCAGCATCGACTATCTTTAATGCTTCCTGTTTCAGCGGAACTGTAAGATTAACTCCGCCAAAACCCATGGCTTTAGCTCCAGGAAGTGCATCCTTCAGGTTTTCAGGGCTTACCCTGAAAGCATGGTATGTGCATTCCATGCCAAGTTCCCTGAAAGCTGCATTATGCATATCGGGTGATTTTGAATGAGCTATCGGGTCACCGAATACGCCGAAAACTGTGTTCAAAAGAGAATCTCCAGAGCTGATTTAAGTTCGTGTATCTTGATCTGTCCCGGTGCAACAGCCTGTGCTATTGCTCCATATGTAAGGCGTGAACCGTAGCATGGTGCAACGATACGGCTGTGTTTGCCGATTTCACCCATTGCGATGGTACATACTGGTTTTTCCATATCAGCAGTCGCCTGAAGAACGTTCAGCACGTCCTGCTTTGATTTTGCCATAACAGCCAGTTTTGCAATATCAGCACCTGCTTCATGTGCATGATTGAGTATCTTTTTCATAATCTCTATGGAAGGTGTTCCGTCAAAATCATGGGCAGATACAATTACAGTCACTCCTGCTGCTTTTGCTGCTGCAATGACTTTGTTGCGCTGGTCTTCATCTGCGCTAAGCTCAATATCTACAGCTTCCACAAAAGGCATAATCTCAACTAATAATTTGATCCTGTCATCTTCAGGACCTTCCCATTTACCACCGTCAGATTGTAATCTATTGGTTGCAATACAAGGGAGGTTGGTGTTCACTTTTATTCTTTCAATGGTCTTCTTAGCTTCTTCAAGGTCTGAAAAATTGAGGAGATCAAGCCTCAGCTCAAGAACATTTGCACCCAGCCAGTTTGCAGCTTTTGCATTCTCTGCCGGGTCATCGTCTATCACTGAAACGATAGCGGGCTTTTCATCAAGGTCAAAGTTTCCTATCTTTACCATTGAATCGCTCCTGGATATCTCTTCTTCACATTTATTTCTCGATGATTGTCTCTTCAATCTTCATTCCGAAGTGACGACCAATATCTTCTGAGTGGACAAGTATCTCATCGCCAACCTTGACATCTGTTACAGCTATTGGTTCTTTGTCCTTTGTGACGAGTTTAATTGTCTCTGCATTCTGCAGAATGTTCTTGATTATCTTGCCGCTTAAGTCCGCTTCAACAAGAATGAGTGGCCTTCTCTCGATCTTGACCCGACCAACTACACCTGTTCTCTGCTTTCCGTCACTATCTACAATTGTTACTTCATCGCCTGCTTTTAGCTCGGAAAGGTAGCGTGTCTTCTCTCCTACCTTGATGTAAGCGTGAACTGCACCTGCGTTTACTCTGAATGGACGTGAAGCAACGTATGGACTTTCCTCGGATTCGGAGTGCACAAGGAACATTCCGTTTGCCTGGGAACCCACAAGCATTCCCTCGCCTCTGACCATGAGGTTGCATGTGTCTACACAAACTCTGTCGCCCATGCCAATGGCTTCGACCCTTGTGACAACAGCAGTCTGGATTGCAAGGCTCTTGACACCAGCTGTTTCTGCAACTTCTGCAGTTTTTTTGATCGTACTCAGGTCCTTTGTGTCAAGCATTACTCCATCTGTGCCGTGTTCCATTGTCTCAAAGGCAAGCTTTGCCTGCTCTGTATTCTGGACGCCGGACAGAAGCATCACATTCTTCTTCTGAAGTCCTGCAATGAGGTTCTCCAGTGGAATTACCTGCCAGTCAGTACCTATCGTAACGAGATAATCACAGATGCTCCCCATTTCAGCTGCAAAGTTCTCGTAATCCTTGTTCTGGATTACGACGTATCCTGCAACCTTGAGTCCTTTCTCTTTCAGGCGAAGAGCTGTTGTAATGTCAAGGGAACCAGCGTAGTCTGGTGGTAATGGCTTTGTTCCGTCTCCTTCCCCACCTTTTCCAACTACAACAATTTCAGCACCTTCAACAGGGTTTGAGGAGAAAGCTGCTACTTTCACATTTCCAAGCTCTTTGACCTTTTCAACATCAGCAGCATCAACCATAATTGCATCCACACCGGATTCCATTCCGGTAGTAATTACAGCCTTGCGTTCATCCCAGTTGCCTTCATCGGCTTTAATCCAGATAATCTTGTTATTCATAATGAGCACGTCCGCAAGCACAGGAAACAATCGTAGTTTATTCCAGCATTTCCAGTGCTTCTTCAACTGACTTTTTGTAGTGCACTATCTCTGTAATTGCTTTTGTAATTTTGGTAGGGTTTTCGTGCTGGAATACGTTCCTGCCGATCGCAACACCCCTGGCTCCTCCTTCCATGGCACCTTCTATCATCTGGAGGAATTCCTCATCGGTATTTGTCTTTGGTCCGCCTGCAATCACTATTGGCACAGGACATCCCTGCACTACATCTTTGAATGTGTCCGGGTTGCCGGTGTATAGTGTTTTAACAACATCTGCACCAAGCTCTGCACCAACCCTTGCAACGTGAGCTATAAGTTCAGGGTCATGTGGGTTGCTGATGTTCTTTCCACGTGGGTACAACATTGTAAGAAGTGGCATTCCCCAGTAGTTGCATTCCTCAGCTACACTCCCTAGTTTCTGAAGCTGGTCTGCTTCAGTTTCAGACCCGACGTTAACGTGAATAGAAACCGCATCTGCACCCATTTTCATAACTTCTTCAACAGAGCATACCTGAACCTTATTGTTAGGATCAGGGCCAAGAATCGTGGATGCGCTCATGTGGACTATGAGCCCCACATCATGTCCGTATCCTCTGTGACCGTGGTTAACAATACCTTTCTGCATGAGAACTGCATCTGCTCCACCCTCTGCAACCTTGTTGATGGTGTCTGCAACATCAATGAGTCCTTTTATAGGTCCATCGGATATCCCGTGGTCCATTGGAATTATCACAATGTTTCTGCTGTCTCTGTGCATGATTCTTTCGATACGGATCTTTTTACCAATTTCTGACATTTACTTTCGCCTTCTATAAGTTTGATTAATTATACACCAATGTCTTATTTAGTACATTAATGTATGGTTTTAATTTCATGTTAGTATGTGACATAGTAGCACGGTGTAATATATAAAAGTTTTTGTACAACTGGCTGAAACGAATTAAAAACAAAGATTACATATCTTTGAGGAACTCGCCAATGCTTATTCCATTAGAAGTTATGTCGTAGCTTATAAGGTGTTTTTCATGGTCGCTGCCATGCATTTTCAGGATGGACATGGTTTTTCTGATTTCTTTGCCAATATCTATGTGCCTGAGAAGTATCAGTACATCTGCAAGTGAGGACACAGGTATCTCTGTCTGGAGCATATTACTTCCTGCCGCCATATTGCCACTAATGAACATGGATGTAGCTCCCATATTCTTGAAAAGCCGTATCAAGTTGGCAACATGTTCTCTTTTTGCCACCTGGGTATCAAAGACATAATCAAAACCTGAGATATCATCCAGCAGAACTCTCTTTGCTCCCATTTCCTGAATAAGGTTGCGAAGTTCTATAGTGTGCCTGCAGGCGTTGATCTCAGAAGGTGGTGTGTAGATGATTTGTACCAGTCCCTGTTTTTCCAGTTCTTCCAGTTCAAGCCCAAGACTTGCTGCATAGCGTCTTAGCTCGGCCGGGCTGTCCTCAAAAGTACTGATAATTCCTGGTTCCCCGTTTCTGGCACCTTCTACAATGAAACTGAGCCCAAATAGTGTTTTTCCGGTACCGGTATTCCCGGCTATTAACGCGGATGATAGCTCAAAAAGGCCACCTCTGCTCAATTCATCAAACTTTGGAATGCCTGCACTGATTCTGTTGACCTTTTCAGGTTCCTCTATAACGGGGGCAGTTATTCTGGGATATATGGCAATTCCATTGCCTGTTATGCTGAACGTATGTTCGCCATCAAGATAATTGGGACGATTCATCTTGATTATCGTGATCATGCGTTTGCTTCCCCGTCTCTGGATTTCCTGGGACAGATATACGATGCCATCTGTAACATCGCTTATCACGGACCTGCATACATCGGACTTTGACATGGTCCCCGTAAGGTAAACAATGGCATTCCACTCTACTATGGCTGAGTTAAGTGAGTAGATGAACCTTCTTCTTTCAGCCTCAGGAAAACCAAACCCAATAGGGGTTATTGGGTCGATGAGTATTCTGTCAGGTTTAATGGAATTGACAATGTTCCCTAATTCTACAAGCATTGTCAGTGGATCTCTTTCAACAGAGCTGACATTGAATATGTGTATACTGAGGCTTTCCTGGTAAAATGAATATTCTGATAACGCTTCCCTGATAGAATTCTCTGATTGGGTGGTTATGCAGATATAAAGTACTTTTTCACCATTATGCGCCGCTTCACATAAGCTCTGAACTCCAAGTATAGTTCTCCCGCTACCTGCGTTACCTGCTATAAGTATGGTGGAAGGGGCAGTGATCCCGCCTCCCAGTATCTCATCGAAGCCGTCTATTCCTGTGAATTTAGTTTCCAATTTTGTGCCTCATGATATATGCTATCGCAATAATGAGATTTTTATGTAAAGGGTTATATTAAATTTCCTCTCCCTTACTTAATTTACTTTTAATTTTACTTAACATTATTCATAAGCATAAATATCTAAAAATCTTAAATGTATGTTTCGTTAATTTCTTGTTTGCTGTTTTACGCTGTGTAAATCTCTTATATGGTTAATTACTATAACGGCAATATTAATACTGGAATTCACAGTAATCTTGCGCATATTACCTTAACAATCATACTACACAAATTCAGGGAAGCTAATCATGAGAGAATTAAAAATCCTTGTTATCAACAATTACGGGCAGTTCTGCCACCTTATTCACCGTTCAGTAAGGGACCTGGACATGGAAACAAAGATAGTCGCCAACACCACTCCAGTAGAAGAAATCCTCGAAGAAGAACCTGACGGGCTAATACTCAGTGGAGGTCCTACAATGGAACGTGCCGGGATCTGCTCCGAATATGTAGAAAGCATCGACCTTCCGGTCCTGGGAATCTGTCTTGGACATCAGGTGATCGCAAAGACATTTGGGGGTGAGGTTGGTTCCGGAAGTTCCGGTGGCTATGCAGACATAGAAGTTGAGATCGTGGAAGAAGATGATCTTCTTAAAGGACTTGGTCCCAAGACCTCTGTCTGGGCTTCACATGCAGATGAAGTTGTCAGAATGCCTGAAGGCTTCACTCAGCTTGCAAGATCTAACATTTGTGAGTGTGAGGCCATGAGGCATGAAGAAAGGCCAATATTTGGGGTACAGTGGCATCCGGAAGTTGCTCACACAGAAAAAGGAGAGCAGTTGTTAATGAATTTCTTTGAAGTATGTGAGAATTATTAATCCTCACATTCCCATTTTCTTCATCATTTTTTGCATATTGAATTTTCCACCACGGAATCCTTTCATGGCGGTCTGCATCATCTTATGATATTTCAGGAGCTCTCTGACATCTTCAGGAGCACAGCCTGATCCTCTGGCAATTCTCTTGATACGGGCACTGCCGATGACTCTTGGATTGAGCATTTCATCTTCTGTCATCGAGTCCATCAGAACCCTGTAACGTCCGAGTTTGTCACCGGTTACCTGGTATGCATCTTCAGGAATCTTTGCTCCCATTCCTCCAAGTGGCAACATCTGCATGATCTGCTTCATTGGCCCCATCTTGTTGAGACTTTCAAGCTGCTTGTACATATCTTTCAGAGTGAACTTTCCACGGAGCATTGACTCCATGTCAAAGTCCTCTCCACCGAGTGCTTCCTCGGCCTTTTCAATAAGGCTCTTGATATCACCCATTCCGAGAAGTCTTGAGATGAACCTGTCAGCCTCAAACCTTTCAAGGTCTTCAGGTGTTTCACCAATACCAATGAACGCGATGGATGAATTTGTTTCAGAAACCGCGGAGAGTGCTCCACCACCTTTTGCAGTACCGTCAAGTTTTGAGATCACAACACCAGAGATTCCGATAGAATCATTGAATGCACGTGCCTGTTCGCTTGCCTGCTGACCAATTGCACCGTCAAGAACAAGGAGTTTGTAGTCAGGTTTAGCCACGGCATGTATTTCTTCCATCTCTGTGATGAGGTCACTTTCAAGTGAGTGGCGTCCGGCAGTGTCCACAATGAGTACATCGTTCTTCTGGAGTTCATTGAGTCCTCTTTCAACAATGCCTACTGCATCAGGGTTGCCTTCTTCTCCGTAGAATGCAACGTTAAGTTTGGTACAGAGGGTTTTGAGCTGCTGGTATGCACCTGGCCTGAACGTATCAGCACAAACCACACCGGGTTTCAGTCCTTTCCTCTGGAAGTAGCGTGCAAGTTTTGATGTTGTGGTAGTTTTACCGCTACCTTGCAAACCTATCATCATGATGGTCTGTGGTTTGAGTGGGATGTCGGTACTCTTACCGATGATATTGATGAGTTCCTGGTAAACAATTCTGATTATGTGTTCTCTGGGGCTCATTCCTGAGGGTACTTCTTCTTTCAGTGCACGCTCTTTGATGTGCTTTGACATCTGCATTACAAGCTTGACATTTACGTCTGACTGAAGCAAAGCCCTCTGGATATCTTTGACTACCTCATTTACGGTACGCTCATCGATACGTCCGGATTTTACTATTTTCTTAAGGGCATCCTGCAGGGAATTCCCGAGTTTATCCATTACCATTTAAGGATCTTCCTTTTTCAGTTCTCTTTTTGCTCTAATAAATGGGGAGTTCATATTTAATTCTGTTGTGGAAATCATCTCGAATTGCAGACAGATATGTCAAGTCAAATTGTTTGATTAGGATTACTCAAACCGGTTGGCTGAAATAAGACTTAAAATATGATAAAAAAAGAATTAGTAGCGGGGGATAGATTCGAACTATCGGTCTACGGGTTATGAGCCCGTCGGGATCTCCTGGCTACCCCACCCCGCTTCGGGGATTGATGTTTAACTTGTAAAGCAAATCCTTCTATGTCTGCATACTATATATGTATGTTTCCAGAATACGGTTCTAACACACGAATTGATGTTTAAATCAAAATGATGTTAGAAAAGTAGCGGGGGATAGATTCGAACTATCGGTCTACGGGTTATGAGCCCGTCGGGATCTCCTGGCTACCCCACCCCGCTTCGGAGATTGATGTTTATTCTGGAAGGGTACTCCCCCATCAACTATTTCATAGTTCATATAGTTTGCGTGTGAGTTCATTTTAACAATGGGGTACATGATACATAAATAGGTAAATTATATCTTCTATCTGTCTAAATATAGTGTTTCATCTTTAGTTTTACTAATTGGAGAAATAACATGGCCTTACCTGACAAATTCAAATGTGTAGTTACAAACTGGGATTACATTTACGACCTGTGCAGAGAAGTTGCAAACGAAGTGAAAGCTTCAGGTTACGAACCGGACATGATAGTTGCCCTCGCAAGAGGCGGATGGTTTGCAGGTCGTGTGTTATGTGATTTCCTTGGTCTTGATGACCTTACAAGTCTTAAGATCGAGCACTACCTTGGAACCGCACTTGCAGGTGATGAGCCACAGATCAAATATCCTCTTGCAGACAATGCTGTTGCAGGAAAGAAAATCCTTATTGTTGACGACATTGCAGACACAGGTAAGAGTTTGATGCATTCTCTTGAATATGTAAATGAACAGGGTCCAAAGGAAGTAAAGACAGCAGCTCTACAGTATCTTGATTCATCTGAATATGATCCTGATTTTGTAGGAGAACGTCTTGAAGAATGGGCATGGGTTGTTTTCCCATGGAATTTCATTGAAGACATGACTGATATCATCTCAACCCTCATGACAAAAGAGGATAAGGAACTCTGGGATATTGCTTCTATAAGACATGGTCTCTATATGTATCACTCTCTTGGGTCATTCGCATTTGAGATCGCACAGCCGGGCAGGCTTCCGGAAATATTGGAAGAAATGCATCGCAGGGAAATTGTATGCTCTGTGAACGAGGATGGAAAACAGTACTGGAAACTTGCTGAATAATACGAGTGATACAATGCAGGAAAAATCTAAAGCTGATATCGCAATCATAGGCGGAAGTGGCATTTATGATGCCAATCTGCTTGATAATGTACAAGATGTTGATATTGACACTCCTTTTGGAAAACCTTCTGATTCAATAACAGTTGGTAAGCATGGTGATGTAGGCGTCTGTTTCCTTCCAAGACATGGCGTGGGTCACAGGATATCTCCAACAGAATTGAACTCAAGAGCAAACATCTTCGCTCTTAAGAAACTCGGTGTGAAGCGCATAATCGCTGCATCTGCTGTGGGTAGTCTGAAAGAAGAACTCAAACCTCTGGACATCGTTATTCCAAACCAGATATATGACCGTACAAAATCCAGACCATCAACTTTCTTTGAGGATGGCATTGTTGTCCACATGGGATTTGCAGACCCGTTCTGTCCTGAAACTTCAAAGACCATAGTCGATGTTGCCAATTCAAAGGGTTACAGCGTCAAGGAAGGTGGAACCTACGTTTGTATGGAAGGCCCGCAGTTCTCAACCCGTGCTGAGTCTCGTGTGTATCAATCACTTGGTTTCGACATCATTGGTATGACTGCAATTCCTGAGGCAAAACTTGCACGTGAGGCTGAGATTTGCTACTCCATGATCGCTACTGTGACAGATTACGATGTTTGGTATGAGGAAGATGTCACAATCGAGACTGTCATTGAGAATGCGATGAAGAACGAGGCTGCTGTAAAGGATATAATCGTGTCAACTCTGGATAAACTGAGTCTTGAGCAGCACTGTATGTGTAAGGATGCTCTGATGGGTGCTATCGCAACAGTTCCATCCATGATTCCATATAAGACTAAGAGAAGACTCGATCCTCTTATCGGAAAATATCTGGAAGAGTGAGGATGCGATATCTGTAAGCAGCTTATCGCAAGTGTTTTAATATATCATGATGCTTATTTAATTCGGTGGATCATGCCTCATAAGTGTACAAGATGTGAATCTATCTTTGTAGACGGCGCTTCAGTAATACTTAGCGGATGCCCTAATTGTGGCTGGAATAAGTTCCTTTATGTCAAGGATGAAGAGCTTGAGCAGCAATCTCCAGAAGATTCTAAAGCCCAGGATACCGGAGAGGAACATGTCATTGATGAAACTTCTTCTGAAACAAAAGGAGAACAGTCCTCAGGAGAAATAATCCGTGAGATTGATGACATCCTTGGTGTTGAGAAGGAAGATTCAAGTGTCACTGAAGAGGAAGGTGAGAGGGTTGAATCCGTGCGTATCCTTGGTCCCGGTTCTTATGAACTGAACCTCGATTCCCTGCTTGATCGCAAGGAGATCGTAATGGCCTTCAAGGAAGATGGAGCATACGCCCTGCATCTTGGTTCTGTTTTTAAGGAAAACAAAGACAAGAAAAAGAAGAAAAAGTGATTTTTCTTTGAGGTAAGCAATGGATGTAAATCCAAAAGAACGATTCTTTGAAGTTGATGCCCTGCGAGGAATTGCAATCGTTCTGATGGTTGCCTATCATTTCTTTTTTGATCTTGATTTTTTCAGCATCTCTGAATTCGACATGCATTCAGGTATTCTTGTAGTTATGGGGAGAAGCGCAGCTATTCTGTTCATTTTTCTAGTGGGTGTTTCCCTCACTTTAAGCTACTCCAGAGCATCCCGTTCCAGACCTGGAAAAGAAATCTTCATTCACAATCTGAAAAGAGGTGCCGGAATCTTTGGATGGGGTCTTGTGATAACATTTGTAACCACAATATTCCTTGGAAGCGGCACGATTTACTTTGGAATACTTCACCTGATAGGATTTTCAATTATCATTTCCTATCCATTCCTGAAGTACAGATGGTTCAATCTACTCGCAGGTATTGCCTTGCTCTTTGCAGGAATCCCAATGGATGCTGCTTATGTTGATTATCCATGGCTTCTCTGGATAGGTCTGAAACCACACGGTTTTTACACTCTTGATTACTTCCCGCTGATTCCCTGGTTCGGGCTTGTCCTTCTGGGAATTTATGCAGGAAACAGCCTGTATCCTGATTACAAGCGAAGTTTCAGGATGTGTGATTGCGAAGGGAATGCTGTTGTGGGGTTGCTTGAGTATCTGGGAAAAAAGTCACTGTTGATCTATCTGGTGCATCAGCCGGTTATTGTTGGAATGTTGATGATCTTCATTAAAATTGTTTGATATAATCTGTTATTTCTGTTTTTCTTTTGGTATTTCTTACTTCTTTTTATACAAGGGGCTAATATTATGGACAATACAATGAATGATAAAATCGAGAAAATTTTGACAAATCCTGCAATCGGGGCAGCATCCCAAATGCATCCGCTTCTCGCAGCTGCGCATAGTTCATTGATTACTTCACTTACTAATATTCAAAATGAGAGGAGGGAGGTATTTATGGATGAGCTTAGTCGTGGTAAAATAAGATTTGAGGATAAAATTGCTCAATCTGATCCTTTTGTTCATTGTTTTATTATTACTTACGACGCAGCGATGAGGTCACTTCAGAGGCAGAAAAATCAATATTTTGCTCATCTCCTCTCCAGTAGTTTTGAAAGTAGTGAGCTATACAATGTCACAGAATATGAAGAATATTTAAACATGTTAAATGAAACTAGTTCTCGGGAACTGTGGATACTTGTTGTGTTGTCTAAATATGAGAAGAAGCATCGCAATATTCATGGAAAGCTAACTCTCAAAGAAGTTAGTATTTATTGGGATGCTTTCATTGCAGAAATTAGTTCTAAATTATCTATTTCTTCTGAGGAAATAAATGCAATTTTAACTAGGTTGAATAAAAGTGGTCTATATTCCACAATAGTCGGCTCATATGTGGGTTATTATGGAGATAGAGGAACATTAACTCCTATATATTATAAACTTGAAGATTTGATAAAACCAATTGAAGGTGATTTTATTGATGATGATTTTTTAAATGATTGATTATCATTCCATATTTTGAAATATTTTTTGTAATTACATTTGGGTTGTCTGTATTTGATGAAAAAGAAGGTGCCGGATTCCGGCACAAATTCATGTTTCTAATAACTATCTCTGCCCTGTAATCCTCTCATCTGCACTCTTGAGTATCATGGCTATCATATCGCTGTATGAGATGTCAGCGATTCTGGCCATCTTTGCAAGGTGTCCGTCCCAGCACCAGCCGGGATTGGGGTTGACTTCAAGAAGTT is a genomic window containing:
- the aroE gene encoding shikimate dehydrogenase, whose translation is MNTVFGVFGDPIAHSKSPDMHNAAFRELGMECTYHAFRVSPENLKDALPGAKAMGFGGVNLTVPLKQEALKIVDADPLAAGIGAVNTVDFKDGMIGYNTDGLGAKRSLEEKGVKIKDSNVLIVGAGGASRAIAFQFAKDGADITIANRTEEKAIELASGVSAVGNAKGCGLENLKQLIADSDILINCTTLGMHPKTEGTIATAEDMHPDLTVFDIVYNPLETTLLKEAKKAGAKVVTGEMMLVYQGAEAFKIWTGVEPPIEVMKKAVLEGF
- the aroD gene encoding type I 3-dehydroquinate dehydratase; protein product: MVKIGNFDLDEKPAIVSVIDDDPAENAKAANWLGANVLELRLDLLNFSDLEEAKKTIERIKVNTNLPCIATNRLQSDGGKWEGPEDDRIKLLVEIMPFVEAVDIELSADEDQRNKVIAAAKAAGVTVIVSAHDFDGTPSIEIMKKILNHAHEAGADIAKLAVMAKSKQDVLNVLQATADMEKPVCTIAMGEIGKHSRIVAPCYGSRLTYGAIAQAVAPGQIKIHELKSALEILF
- a CDS encoding 3-dehydroquinate synthase II, encoding MNNKIIWIKADEGNWDERKAVITTGMESGVDAIMVDAADVEKVKELGNVKVAAFSSNPVEGAEIVVVGKGGEGDGTKPLPPDYAGSLDITTALRLKEKGLKVAGYVVIQNKDYENFAAEMGSICDYLVTIGTDWQVIPLENLIAGLQKKNVMLLSGVQNTEQAKLAFETMEHGTDGVMLDTKDLSTIKKTAEVAETAGVKSLAIQTAVVTRVEAIGMGDRVCVDTCNLMVRGEGMLVGSQANGMFLVHSESEESPYVASRPFRVNAGAVHAYIKVGEKTRYLSELKAGDEVTIVDSDGKQRTGVVGRVKIERRPLILVEADLSGKIIKNILQNAETIKLVTKDKEPIAVTDVKVGDEILVHSEDIGRHFGMKIEETIIEK
- a CDS encoding 2-amino-3,7-dideoxy-D-threo-hept-6-ulosonate synthase, which translates into the protein MSEIGKKIRIERIMHRDSRNIVIIPMDHGISDGPIKGLIDVADTINKVAEGGADAVLMQKGIVNHGHRGYGHDVGLIVHMSASTILGPDPNNKVQVCSVEEVMKMGADAVSIHVNVGSETEADQLQKLGSVAEECNYWGMPLLTMLYPRGKNISNPHDPELIAHVARVGAELGADVVKTLYTGNPDTFKDVVQGCPVPIVIAGGPKTNTDEEFLQMIEGAMEGGARGVAIGRNVFQHENPTKITKAITEIVHYKKSVEEALEMLE
- a CDS encoding ATPase domain-containing protein, which translates into the protein METKFTGIDGFDEILGGGITAPSTILIAGNAGSGRTILGVQSLCEAAHNGEKVLYICITTQSENSIREALSEYSFYQESLSIHIFNVSSVERDPLTMLVELGNIVNSIKPDRILIDPITPIGFGFPEAERRRFIYSLNSAIVEWNAIVYLTGTMSKSDVCRSVISDVTDGIVYLSQEIQRRGSKRMITIIKMNRPNYLDGEHTFSITGNGIAIYPRITAPVIEEPEKVNRISAGIPKFDELSRGGLFELSSALIAGNTGTGKTLFGLSFIVEGARNGEPGIISTFEDSPAELRRYAASLGLELEELEKQGLVQIIYTPPSEINACRHTIELRNLIQEMGAKRVLLDDISGFDYVFDTQVAKREHVANLIRLFKNMGATSMFISGNMAAGSNMLQTEIPVSSLADVLILLRHIDIGKEIRKTMSILKMHGSDHEKHLISYDITSNGISIGEFLKDM
- a CDS encoding GMP synthase subunit A, which gives rise to MRELKILVINNYGQFCHLIHRSVRDLDMETKIVANTTPVEEILEEEPDGLILSGGPTMERAGICSEYVESIDLPVLGICLGHQVIAKTFGGEVGSGSSGGYADIEVEIVEEDDLLKGLGPKTSVWASHADEVVRMPEGFTQLARSNICECEAMRHEERPIFGVQWHPEVAHTEKGEQLLMNFFEVCENY
- a CDS encoding signal recognition particle protein Srp54, with protein sequence MVMDKLGNSLQDALKKIVKSGRIDERTVNEVVKDIQRALLQSDVNVKLVMQMSKHIKERALKEEVPSGMSPREHIIRIVYQELINIIGKSTDIPLKPQTIMMIGLQGSGKTTTTSKLARYFQRKGLKPGVVCADTFRPGAYQQLKTLCTKLNVAFYGEEGNPDAVGIVERGLNELQKNDVLIVDTAGRHSLESDLITEMEEIHAVAKPDYKLLVLDGAIGQQASEQARAFNDSIGISGVVISKLDGTAKGGGALSAVSETNSSIAFIGIGETPEDLERFEADRFISRLLGMGDIKSLIEKAEEALGGEDFDMESMLRGKFTLKDMYKQLESLNKMGPMKQIMQMLPLGGMGAKIPEDAYQVTGDKLGRYRVLMDSMTEDEMLNPRVIGSARIKRIARGSGCAPEDVRELLKYHKMMQTAMKGFRGGKFNMQKMMKKMGM
- a CDS encoding phosphoribosyltransferase; amino-acid sequence: MALPDKFKCVVTNWDYIYDLCREVANEVKASGYEPDMIVALARGGWFAGRVLCDFLGLDDLTSLKIEHYLGTALAGDEPQIKYPLADNAVAGKKILIVDDIADTGKSLMHSLEYVNEQGPKEVKTAALQYLDSSEYDPDFVGERLEEWAWVVFPWNFIEDMTDIISTLMTKEDKELWDIASIRHGLYMYHSLGSFAFEIAQPGRLPEILEEMHRREIVCSVNEDGKQYWKLAE
- the mtnP gene encoding S-methyl-5'-thioadenosine phosphorylase is translated as MQEKSKADIAIIGGSGIYDANLLDNVQDVDIDTPFGKPSDSITVGKHGDVGVCFLPRHGVGHRISPTELNSRANIFALKKLGVKRIIAASAVGSLKEELKPLDIVIPNQIYDRTKSRPSTFFEDGIVVHMGFADPFCPETSKTIVDVANSKGYSVKEGGTYVCMEGPQFSTRAESRVYQSLGFDIIGMTAIPEAKLAREAEICYSMIATVTDYDVWYEEDVTIETVIENAMKNEAAVKDIIVSTLDKLSLEQHCMCKDALMGAIATVPSMIPYKTKRRLDPLIGKYLEE
- a CDS encoding Zn-ribbon domain-containing protein — translated: MPHKCTRCESIFVDGASVILSGCPNCGWNKFLYVKDEELEQQSPEDSKAQDTGEEHVIDETSSETKGEQSSGEIIREIDDILGVEKEDSSVTEEEGERVESVRILGPGSYELNLDSLLDRKEIVMAFKEDGAYALHLGSVFKENKDKKKKKK
- a CDS encoding heparan-alpha-glucosaminide N-acetyltransferase produces the protein MDVNPKERFFEVDALRGIAIVLMVAYHFFFDLDFFSISEFDMHSGILVVMGRSAAILFIFLVGVSLTLSYSRASRSRPGKEIFIHNLKRGAGIFGWGLVITFVTTIFLGSGTIYFGILHLIGFSIIISYPFLKYRWFNLLAGIALLFAGIPMDAAYVDYPWLLWIGLKPHGFYTLDYFPLIPWFGLVLLGIYAGNSLYPDYKRSFRMCDCEGNAVVGLLEYLGKKSLLIYLVHQPVIVGMLMIFIKIV